A window from Dehalobacter sp. DCA encodes these proteins:
- a CDS encoding cell wall hydrolase, whose amino-acid sequence MEDRRCRKGLAVMLTTAIILTATAQTVYAVPEKSRELLYSRVLEIQQTVLENVMSDARDIILTKANENRIFRILLDKFSGQPENQISFVIEQLPLENKVVTANIESDTVIETAKLAESTDSADLINSVDSAREPERVTSDISRSSQIVYDQEDVILLAKIIYAEARGESFEGQVAVGAVVLNRVESPKFPDTIREVIYQPGQFSAVLDRQIELTPGDEAYQAALEALEGQDPSEGALFYYNPRTATDSWIKTRSVVRNIGNHNFCV is encoded by the coding sequence TTGGAAGACCGACGATGCCGGAAAGGTTTGGCAGTGATGCTGACCACGGCGATTATCCTGACTGCTACTGCCCAGACAGTATATGCTGTACCTGAAAAATCAAGAGAATTGCTCTATTCCCGGGTATTGGAAATCCAACAGACTGTCCTTGAGAATGTCATGTCAGATGCCAGAGACATTATTCTGACGAAAGCAAATGAGAATCGTATATTCCGGATTCTTTTGGACAAATTCTCCGGACAGCCGGAAAATCAGATTTCCTTTGTGATCGAACAGCTGCCTTTGGAAAATAAAGTTGTTACCGCAAACATAGAATCAGATACGGTGATTGAGACGGCTAAACTGGCCGAATCGACTGATTCAGCAGATTTGATTAATTCGGTGGATTCAGCCCGGGAGCCTGAAAGGGTTACTTCGGATATTTCCCGCAGCAGTCAAATTGTTTATGACCAGGAAGATGTGATACTTTTAGCAAAAATCATTTATGCGGAAGCCCGTGGAGAAAGCTTTGAAGGTCAGGTTGCCGTAGGGGCAGTGGTTCTGAACAGGGTGGAAAGCCCGAAGTTCCCGGATACGATCCGGGAGGTCATTTACCAGCCGGGACAGTTTTCTGCAGTCCTTGACAGGCAGATTGAACTGACACCGGGAGATGAGGCCTATCAGGCTGCGCTGGAAGCGCTTGAGGGGCAGGATCCAAGCGAGGGCGCTCTCTTCTATTACAATCCGCGGACAGCGACCGACAGTTGGATCAAAACCCGCAGTGTGGTAAGAAACATCGGAAACCATAATTTCTGCGTCTAA
- a CDS encoding S41 family peptidase codes for MKFGKSLRFLMTVLLVFCLGLGLPLQAYGAENDALDEVRTILQEQYVDVVPDEILNAPTVEKMLQGLGDKYTEYLTAAEYDDMINSLNMSFSGIGIELEMVQQGVKVTRIITGYGADKAGIKQGDIILEADGYSLAGKTSEYCAGKLRGTEGTKVQVKVKRNAQIQSFTVVRMKIVMPLAEGRVLEGHIGYIAVNSFGEDVATQFGKQALALQEKGVDCWIIDLRNNSGGYTKAAMELLGYFIGDKSAYIMKARGNLGIVDTAVKQAFTMEGPIVLLINGYTASASEITSAALKDYGKATVIGETTYGSGRVKALIPLSNGDYLKMSVYRFFSPYYNPIDEIGIKPHLDLTGVNELNTAVLMLKNYKSEDKSQDKSGYIQLEAGPYLYPLSVKELRQTENWVLGKKILDSAYVTTTLKLGGPNGWEPFPEEVLQDRWQIYYPGYEESGDLKNIPLGKVFNVSFNREMDWNSVTADSIELINTATGERVKCAYVFVDQQRMTVKPEMKLQANTGYWLVIHPTIKDAKGQAITGGVASATTAK; via the coding sequence GTGAAATTTGGTAAAAGTCTAAGGTTTTTGATGACAGTGCTTCTGGTATTCTGTCTGGGTTTGGGACTTCCGCTGCAGGCTTATGGCGCGGAAAACGATGCCCTGGATGAAGTCAGAACAATTTTGCAGGAGCAATATGTCGATGTTGTTCCGGATGAGATACTGAACGCGCCGACGGTCGAAAAAATGCTTCAAGGGTTGGGTGATAAATACACCGAGTATCTGACCGCAGCCGAATATGATGACATGATCAATTCACTGAATATGTCCTTTTCCGGAATCGGGATAGAACTGGAAATGGTACAGCAGGGGGTCAAGGTTACCCGGATCATTACTGGTTATGGGGCTGATAAGGCAGGAATCAAACAAGGGGACATTATCCTCGAAGCAGATGGCTATTCCCTGGCGGGAAAGACCTCGGAATATTGCGCTGGCAAACTTCGGGGGACGGAGGGAACCAAGGTTCAGGTAAAAGTCAAAAGAAACGCTCAAATCCAGAGCTTCACTGTCGTACGGATGAAGATTGTGATGCCGCTGGCTGAAGGCCGGGTGCTGGAAGGGCATATTGGCTATATCGCAGTTAATTCCTTTGGCGAGGATGTTGCAACCCAGTTCGGCAAGCAGGCCCTGGCCCTGCAGGAAAAAGGCGTAGACTGCTGGATTATTGACCTGCGTAATAACTCCGGAGGGTATACGAAAGCGGCAATGGAGCTGTTGGGTTATTTTATCGGGGATAAAAGCGCGTATATCATGAAAGCAAGGGGAAACCTGGGTATTGTCGATACAGCCGTCAAGCAGGCTTTCACGATGGAAGGGCCGATTGTCTTGTTGATCAATGGGTACACGGCAAGCGCTTCTGAGATTACATCGGCCGCGCTGAAGGACTATGGCAAGGCGACCGTCATCGGGGAAACGACCTACGGTTCAGGCCGGGTTAAGGCTTTGATCCCATTAAGCAACGGAGACTATTTGAAAATGTCCGTTTACAGGTTTTTCTCTCCGTACTATAACCCGATTGATGAGATTGGAATCAAGCCTCATCTGGATTTGACCGGCGTCAATGAGCTGAATACGGCTGTTTTGATGCTTAAAAACTATAAGTCTGAAGATAAATCACAAGATAAATCAGGGTATATCCAGCTGGAGGCGGGCCCTTATCTTTATCCGCTTTCGGTAAAAGAGCTTCGTCAAACTGAAAATTGGGTACTTGGCAAGAAAATCCTGGATTCAGCTTATGTAACCACAACACTTAAACTCGGAGGCCCCAACGGTTGGGAGCCATTTCCTGAAGAGGTTCTCCAGGACCGCTGGCAGATCTACTACCCGGGATATGAAGAGTCCGGAGATCTTAAAAATATCCCGCTCGGCAAGGTGTTCAACGTGAGCTTTAACCGGGAAATGGATTGGAATTCCGTAACGGCAGACAGTATTGAACTGATCAATACTGCTACAGGAGAAAGAGTCAAGTGCGCATACGTGTTTGTCGATCAGCAGCGTATGACTGTGAAACCGGAAATGAAACTTCAAGCCAATACTGGGTATTGGCTGGTGATACATCCTACAATCAAGGATGCTAAAGGTCAGGCAATTACCGGGGGTGTAGCGTCAGCCACAACGGCGAAATAA
- the ytvI gene encoding sporulation integral membrane protein YtvI, producing MSNLLDYSKKVFIAVLIIVATLVIPYGLYKILPHFMPFVLAYFTALFLEPAAAWLSKVSRFKSKTLSVSVTYLFFLASIVIFLYLIISKLYVQFLDLLDFIQSNGPAIQVWFLNVTGRIQETIGLLPPEINDMIMKWINDLANINLVSAIGSSTLSISTAIPNMFFLSIIYLVSVFLFTFQLSNIHRFFYSFFKDSSKLKVAYVLSDLRNATLGFFKAQVILSTITYIIAFAGLAILHVKYVAVISLLIVIVDILPILGTGSVLMPWAVVSLFQDQLFLAAGLAILYIIIIVVRRVIEPKILGERIGLSALTTLISIWIGFKVMGVLGVFLFPLACIFYRALVKVGVIKLNFKI from the coding sequence ATGTCAAATCTTCTTGATTACTCCAAAAAAGTATTTATCGCCGTATTAATCATTGTTGCAACCCTCGTCATTCCATATGGCCTTTATAAGATTCTTCCGCATTTTATGCCATTTGTCCTTGCTTACTTCACGGCCCTTTTTCTGGAACCTGCAGCAGCATGGTTGAGCAAGGTCTCCAGATTTAAAAGCAAGACACTCTCCGTGTCTGTGACCTACCTGTTTTTTCTTGCCAGTATTGTTATTTTCCTCTACTTGATCATCAGTAAGCTCTATGTTCAATTTTTGGACCTGCTTGACTTTATTCAATCGAACGGCCCGGCAATTCAGGTTTGGTTTTTGAACGTTACGGGGCGTATCCAGGAAACGATCGGATTGCTGCCTCCCGAAATAAACGATATGATCATGAAATGGATCAATGACCTGGCTAACATCAACCTGGTATCCGCGATCGGTTCCTCAACACTTAGTATCTCCACGGCGATACCGAACATGTTCTTCCTGTCGATTATCTACCTGGTATCCGTTTTCCTGTTCACATTCCAGTTAAGCAATATCCACCGTTTCTTCTACTCCTTCTTCAAAGATTCCTCCAAGCTGAAAGTCGCTTACGTCTTAAGTGATTTGCGCAATGCTACATTAGGGTTTTTTAAAGCGCAGGTCATTTTGAGCACAATCACCTATATTATTGCTTTTGCCGGTCTCGCTATCCTCCATGTAAAATACGTGGCAGTCATTTCATTGTTGATCGTAATCGTAGATATCCTGCCGATCCTCGGTACCGGATCCGTGCTAATGCCCTGGGCTGTTGTCTCGCTTTTCCAGGATCAGCTGTTCTTGGCCGCAGGTCTGGCCATTCTGTATATCATTATCATTGTCGTACGGAGAGTGATTGAACCCAAGATACTGGGCGAGCGCATCGGTTTAAGCGCTCTGACGACTCTGATCAGTATCTGGATTGGTTTCAAAGTGATGGGGGTCCTCGGCGTATTCCTGTTCCCGCTGGCCTGTATTTTCTATAGAGCCCTTGTCAAGGTCGGCGTCATCAAACTGAATTTCAAGATATAA